The sequence below is a genomic window from Cedecea neteri.
CGTCGATCAGCGTTTGCAGCTTACGCGCCAGCGCCGGAACGGCGTCGAAGAATTCGCGGGCATCTTCAATGGTCATATCCAGCACTTCGTGAATGCTTTTGCCTTTGTACTTAATCTCCAGCGTTTCACGGTTATAGCGTTTGCCTTTGCACTGGTCGCACGGCACGTAGATATCCGGCAGGAAGTGCATTTCGACTTTGATTACACCGTCGCCCTGGCAGGCTTCGCAGCGCCCGCCGCGAACGTTGAAGCTAAAGCGCCCCGGCGTATAGCCGCGTGAGCGCGCTTCCGGTACGCCAGCAAAAAGCTCGCGCACAGGGGTGAACACGCCGGTGTAGGTTGCCGGGTTGGAGCGCGGCGTACGGCCAATCGGGCTTTGGTCGATGTCGATGACTTTATCGAAATGCTCCAGGCCCTGAACTTCACGGTACGGTGCCGGTTCGGCGATTGTCGCCCCGTTCAGCTGACGCTGGGCAATCGGGAACAGCGTGTCGTTAATAAGCGTCGACTTGCCGGAGCCGGACACCCCGGTAATACAGGTAAACAGCCCCACCGGCAGCGTCAGCGTGACGTCCTTCAGGTTGTTCCCCTTCGCACCGGAGAGCTTGAGCACTTTTGACGGATCGGCGGCCACGCGCTGTTTCGGCACCGCAATTTCGCGCTTGCCGCTCAGGAATTGCCCTGTCAGGGATTCCGGCACCGCGATAATGTCCTTCATGGTGCCTTCCGCGACCACCTGGCCGCCGTGCACGCCCGCGCCAGGACCAATATCGATAATATGGTCGGCGGCGCGAATGGCATCTTCGTCGTGCTCAACCACAATCACCGTGTTGCCGAGGTTACGCAGGTGAATCAGCGTTTCCAGCAGGCGCTCGTTATCGCGCTGGTGCAGGCCGATGGACGGCTCATCCAGCACGTACATTACGCCAACCAGCCCGGCGCCAATCTGGCTTGCCAGACGAATACGCTGGGCCTCTCCGCCGGACAGCGTTTCTGCCGAGCGGGAGAGAGAAAGGTAGTTCAGGCCGACGTTCACCAGGAATTTCAGGCGATCGCCGATCTCTTTCAGCACTTTTTCCGCGATTTGTGCGCGTTGACCGCTGAGCTTCATGTTCTGGAAGAACTCCATCGCATGGCCGATGCTCATGTCGGAAATTGTCGGCAGTGCGGTGTTTTCAACAAACACATGGCGGGCTTCACGGCGCAGACGGGTGCCTTCGCAGCTGGTGCAAGGGCGGTTGCTGATGAATTTCGCCAGCTCTTCGCGCACGGCGGAAGATTCGGTTTCTTTGTAGCGGCGCTCCATATTGTGCAGCACGCCTTCGAACGGATGACGGCGCACGGAGGTGTCCCCGCGATCGTTCATGTACTTAAATTCGATAGTTTCTTTGCCCGAGCCGTGCAGGACGACTTTCTTCACCGCGTCGGTCAGCTCGTTCCACGGGGCTTCAACGTCGAACTTATAGTGATCGGCCAGCGAGCGCAGCATGGTGAAGTAGTAGAAATTACGGCGATCCCAGCCGCGGATGGCGCCGCCGGCCAGCGACAGCTCGCCGTTTTGCACCACACGATCGGGATCGAAATATTGCTGTACGCCCAGGCCGTCGCAGGTCGGGCAGGCACCGGCCGGGTTATTAAAGGAGAACAGCCGCGGTTCCAGCTCGCGCATGCTGTAGCCGCAAACCGGACAGGCAAAGTTGGCGGAGAACAGCAGCTCTTCCGCTTTTTCATCGTCCATGTCGGCGACAACCGCAGACCCGCCGGACAACTCCAGCGCGGTTTCAAACGACTCAGCCAGGCGCTGGGCGATGTCTTCACGTACCTTAAAGCGATCGACGACCACTTCAATGGTGTGCTTCTTCTGTAGCTCTAATTTTGGCGGATCGGACAGGTCACAGACTTCGCCGTCGATACGTGCGCGGATGTAACCCTGACTGGCCAGGTTTTCCAGCGTTTTGGCGTGTTCGCCTTTGCGATCTTTAATGATCGGGGCGAGCAGCATCAGGCGCTTGCCTTCCGGCTGCGCGAGCACGTTATCCACCATCTGGCTGACGGTTTGTGCCGCGAGCGGAATGTCGTGATCCGGGCAGCGCGGCTCGCCTACGCGGGCGTAAAGCAGACGCAGGTAGTCATGAATTTCCGTGATAGTACCAACGGTGGAACGCGGGTTATGGGACGTGGATTTCTGTTCAATAGAAATCGCAGGGGACAACCCTTCAATATGGTCGACGTCCGGCTTCTCCATCAGCGACAGGAACTGACGCGCGTAGGCCGAAAGAGACTCAACGTAGCGGCGCTGCCCCTCAGCGTACAGGGTGTCGAATGCCAGCGAGGATTTGCCTGAGCCCGAAAGCCCGGTGACAACAATCAGTTTGTCGCGCGGGATGACGAGGTTGATATTTTTGAGATTGTGGGTGCGGGCGCCCCGAACTTCGATCTTATCCATTCACCTTTCCCGGAATAATGACTGCATGCGCCTGGTATGTAGAGGTACAACCGACGGCCAGAAACGGCTAATTATGACACAATAAAACCTGAATGAATATCCAGTGTTTTAATGAAACGAGCTATACTTAGCCGACATTCTGGAATGTCCCTCGCAGCTATAAACATTGTGGGTGGCATAGTGTAGAATCCCCGGTTTAGACTATTTAAAAACGTTTCAGGAGACACGAACATGGCCAGCAGAGGCGTAAACAAGGTGATTCTCGTTGGGAATCTGGGTCAGGACCCGGAAGTACGCTATATGCCAAATGGGGGCGCTGTCGCCAACATTACACTGGCCACGTCAGAGTCCTGGCGTGATAAGCAAACCGGCGAAACCAAAGAAAAAACCGAGTGGCACCGCGTGGTGCTGTTCGGCAAACTGGCAGAAGTGGCCGGCGAATACCTGCGTAAAGGCTCTCAGGTTTACATCGAAGGCGCA
It includes:
- the uvrA gene encoding excinuclease ABC subunit UvrA codes for the protein MDKIEVRGARTHNLKNINLVIPRDKLIVVTGLSGSGKSSLAFDTLYAEGQRRYVESLSAYARQFLSLMEKPDVDHIEGLSPAISIEQKSTSHNPRSTVGTITEIHDYLRLLYARVGEPRCPDHDIPLAAQTVSQMVDNVLAQPEGKRLMLLAPIIKDRKGEHAKTLENLASQGYIRARIDGEVCDLSDPPKLELQKKHTIEVVVDRFKVREDIAQRLAESFETALELSGGSAVVADMDDEKAEELLFSANFACPVCGYSMRELEPRLFSFNNPAGACPTCDGLGVQQYFDPDRVVQNGELSLAGGAIRGWDRRNFYYFTMLRSLADHYKFDVEAPWNELTDAVKKVVLHGSGKETIEFKYMNDRGDTSVRRHPFEGVLHNMERRYKETESSAVREELAKFISNRPCTSCEGTRLRREARHVFVENTALPTISDMSIGHAMEFFQNMKLSGQRAQIAEKVLKEIGDRLKFLVNVGLNYLSLSRSAETLSGGEAQRIRLASQIGAGLVGVMYVLDEPSIGLHQRDNERLLETLIHLRNLGNTVIVVEHDEDAIRAADHIIDIGPGAGVHGGQVVAEGTMKDIIAVPESLTGQFLSGKREIAVPKQRVAADPSKVLKLSGAKGNNLKDVTLTLPVGLFTCITGVSGSGKSTLINDTLFPIAQRQLNGATIAEPAPYREVQGLEHFDKVIDIDQSPIGRTPRSNPATYTGVFTPVRELFAGVPEARSRGYTPGRFSFNVRGGRCEACQGDGVIKVEMHFLPDIYVPCDQCKGKRYNRETLEIKYKGKSIHEVLDMTIEDAREFFDAVPALARKLQTLIDVGLSYIRLGQSATTLSGGEAQRVKLARELSKRGTGQTLYILDEPTTGLHFADIQQLLEVLHQLRDQGNTIVVIEHNLDVIKTADWIVDLGPEGGSGGGEILVSGTPETVATCEASHTARFLKPLLK